Proteins encoded by one window of Homo sapiens chromosome 10, GRCh38.p14 Primary Assembly:
- the PGAM1 gene encoding phosphoglycerate mutase 1 isoform 1 (isoform 1 is encoded by transcript variant 1), with translation MAAYKLVLIRHGESAWNLENRFSGWYDADLSPAGHEEAKRGGQALRDAGYEFDICFTSVQKRAIRTLWTVLDAIDQMWLPVVRTWRLNERHYGGLTGLNKAETAAKHGEAQVKIWRRSYDVPPPPMEPDHPFYSNISKDRRYADLTEDQLPSCESLKDTIARALPFWNEEIVPQIKEGKRVLIAAHGNSLRGIVKHLEGLSEEAIMELNLPTGIPIVYELDKNLKPIKPMQFLGDEETVRKAMEAVAAQGKAKK, from the exons ATGGCCGCCTACAAACTGGTGCTGATCCGGCACGGCGAGAGCGCATGGAACCTGGAGAACCGCTTCAGCGGCTGGTACGACGCCGACCTGAGCCCGGCGGGCCACGAGGAGGCGAAGCGCGGCGGGCAGGCGCTACGAG ATGCTGGCTATGAGTTTGACATCTGCTTCACCTCAGTGCAGAAGAGAGCGATCCGGACCCTCTGGACAGTGCTAGATGCCATTGATCAGATGTGGCTGCCAGTGGTGAGGACTTGGCGCCTCAATGAGCGGCACTATGGGGGTCTAACCGGTCTCAATAAAGCAGAAACTGCTGCAAAGCATGGTGAGGCCCAGGTGAAGATCTGGAGGCGCTCCTATGATGTCCCACCACCTCCGATGGAGCCCGACCATCCTTTCTACAGCAACATCAGTAAG GATCGCAGGTATGCAGACCTCACAGAAGATCAGCTACCCTCCTGTGAGAGTCTGAAGGATACTATTGCCAGAGCTCTGCCCTTCTGGAATGAAGAAATAGTTCCCCAGATCAAGGAGGGGAAACGTGTACTGATTGCAGCCCATGGCAACAGCCTCCGGGGCATTGTCAAGCATCTGGAGG GTCTCTCTGAAGAGGCTATCATGGAGCTGAACCTGCCGACTGGTATTCCCATTGTCTATGAATTGGACAAGAACTTGAAGCCTATCAAGCCCATGCAGTTTCTGGGGGATGAAGAGACGGTGCGCAAAGCCATGGAAGCTGTGGCTGCCCAGGGCAAGGCCAAGAAGTGA
- the PGAM1 gene encoding phosphoglycerate mutase 1 isoform 2 (isoform 2 is encoded by transcript variant 2) — protein sequence MRHRYLASDCSPSFLPSLYHPSQMKQNAGQSDAGYEFDICFTSVQKRAIRTLWTVLDAIDQMWLPVVRTWRLNERHYGGLTGLNKAETAAKHGEAQVKIWRRSYDVPPPPMEPDHPFYSNISKDRRYADLTEDQLPSCESLKDTIARALPFWNEEIVPQIKEGKRVLIAAHGNSLRGIVKHLEGLSEEAIMELNLPTGIPIVYELDKNLKPIKPMQFLGDEETVRKAMEAVAAQGKAKK from the exons ATGAGGCACAGGTATTTGGCCTCAGATTGCTCTCCTAGCTTCTTGCCTTCACTGTACCATCCTTCTCAAATGAAGCAAAACGCAGGACAGTCTG ATGCTGGCTATGAGTTTGACATCTGCTTCACCTCAGTGCAGAAGAGAGCGATCCGGACCCTCTGGACAGTGCTAGATGCCATTGATCAGATGTGGCTGCCAGTGGTGAGGACTTGGCGCCTCAATGAGCGGCACTATGGGGGTCTAACCGGTCTCAATAAAGCAGAAACTGCTGCAAAGCATGGTGAGGCCCAGGTGAAGATCTGGAGGCGCTCCTATGATGTCCCACCACCTCCGATGGAGCCCGACCATCCTTTCTACAGCAACATCAGTAAG GATCGCAGGTATGCAGACCTCACAGAAGATCAGCTACCCTCCTGTGAGAGTCTGAAGGATACTATTGCCAGAGCTCTGCCCTTCTGGAATGAAGAAATAGTTCCCCAGATCAAGGAGGGGAAACGTGTACTGATTGCAGCCCATGGCAACAGCCTCCGGGGCATTGTCAAGCATCTGGAGG GTCTCTCTGAAGAGGCTATCATGGAGCTGAACCTGCCGACTGGTATTCCCATTGTCTATGAATTGGACAAGAACTTGAAGCCTATCAAGCCCATGCAGTTTCTGGGGGATGAAGAGACGGTGCGCAAAGCCATGGAAGCTGTGGCTGCCCAGGGCAAGGCCAAGAAGTGA
- the EXOSC1 gene encoding exosome complex component CSL4 isoform c (isoform c is encoded by transcript variant 3) translates to MAPPVRYCIPGERLCNLEEGSPGSGTYTRHGYIFSSLAGCLMKSSENGALPVVSVVRETESQLLPDVGAIVTCKVSSINSRFAKVHILYVGSMPLKNSFRGTIRKEDVRATEKDKVVGIQMVPISWCEMQCPKTHTKEFRKVARVQPEFLQT, encoded by the exons ATGGCGCCACCTGTGAGATACTGCATCCCCG GCGAACGTCTGTGTAACTTGGAGGAGGGCAGCCCGGGCAGCGGCACCTACACCCGCCACGGCTACATCTTTTCGTCGCTTGCCGGCTGTCTGATGAAGAGCAGCGAGAATGGCGCG CTTCCAGTGGTGTCTGTAGTGAGAGAAACAGAGTCCCAGTTACTGCCAGATGTGGGAGCTATTGTAACCTGTAAG GTCTCTAGCATCAATTCACGCTTTGCCAAAGTACACATCCTGTATGTGGGGTCCATGCCTCTTAAGAACTCTTTTCGAGGAACTATCCG caAGGAAGATGTCCGAGCAACTGAAAAAGACAAGGTTGTtg GTATCCAGATGGTTCCCATCAGCTGGTGTGAGATGCAGTGCCCTAAGACCCACACTAAAGAATTCCGGAAAGTAGCCCGAGTACAACCCGAATTCTTGCAGACCTAA
- the EXOSC1 gene encoding exosome complex component CSL4 isoform a (isoform a is encoded by transcript variant 1) has protein sequence MAPPVRYCIPGERLCNLEEGSPGSGTYTRHGYIFSSLAGCLMKSSENGALPVVSVVRETESQLLPDVGAIVTCKVSSINSRFAKVHILYVGSMPLKNSFRGTIRKEDVRATEKDKVEIYKSFRPGDIVLAKVISLGDAQSNYLLTTAENELGVVVAHSESGIQMVPISWCEMQCPKTHTKEFRKVARVQPEFLQT, from the exons ATGGCGCCACCTGTGAGATACTGCATCCCCG GCGAACGTCTGTGTAACTTGGAGGAGGGCAGCCCGGGCAGCGGCACCTACACCCGCCACGGCTACATCTTTTCGTCGCTTGCCGGCTGTCTGATGAAGAGCAGCGAGAATGGCGCG CTTCCAGTGGTGTCTGTAGTGAGAGAAACAGAGTCCCAGTTACTGCCAGATGTGGGAGCTATTGTAACCTGTAAG GTCTCTAGCATCAATTCACGCTTTGCCAAAGTACACATCCTGTATGTGGGGTCCATGCCTCTTAAGAACTCTTTTCGAGGAACTATCCG caAGGAAGATGTCCGAGCAACTGAAAAAGACAAG GTTGAAATTTATAAGAGTTTCCGCCCAGGTGACATTGTCTTGGCCAAAGTG ATCTCCTTAGGTGATGCACAGTCCAACTACCTGCTAACCACCGCCGAGAAcgagctgggagtggtggtagcCCACAGTGAGTCAG GTATCCAGATGGTTCCCATCAGCTGGTGTGAGATGCAGTGCCCTAAGACCCACACTAAAGAATTCCGGAAAGTAGCCCGAGTACAACCCGAATTCTTGCAGACCTAA
- the EXOSC1 gene encoding exosome complex component CSL4 isoform X1 yields the protein MRTQYPIPAQLSPALPVVSVVRETESQLLPDVGAIVTCKVSSINSRFAKVHILYVGSMPLKNSFRGTIRKEDVRATEKDKVEIYKSFRPGDIVLAKVISLGDAQSNYLLTTAENELGVVVAHSESGIQMVPISWCEMQCPKTHTKEFRKVARVQPEFLQT from the exons ATGCGAACTCAGTATCCCatcccagcccagctcagcccagca CTTCCAGTGGTGTCTGTAGTGAGAGAAACAGAGTCCCAGTTACTGCCAGATGTGGGAGCTATTGTAACCTGTAAG GTCTCTAGCATCAATTCACGCTTTGCCAAAGTACACATCCTGTATGTGGGGTCCATGCCTCTTAAGAACTCTTTTCGAGGAACTATCCG caAGGAAGATGTCCGAGCAACTGAAAAAGACAAG GTTGAAATTTATAAGAGTTTCCGCCCAGGTGACATTGTCTTGGCCAAAGTG ATCTCCTTAGGTGATGCACAGTCCAACTACCTGCTAACCACCGCCGAGAAcgagctgggagtggtggtagcCCACAGTGAGTCAG GTATCCAGATGGTTCCCATCAGCTGGTGTGAGATGCAGTGCCCTAAGACCCACACTAAAGAATTCCGGAAAGTAGCCCGAGTACAACCCGAATTCTTGCAGACCTAA
- the EXOSC1 gene encoding exosome complex component CSL4 isoform d (isoform d is encoded by transcript variant 4), whose protein sequence is MAPPVRYCIPGERLCNLEEGSPGSGTYTRHGYIFSSLAGCLMKSSENGAVEIYKSFRPGDIVLAKVISLGDAQSNYLLTTAENELGVVVAHSESGIQMVPISWCEMQCPKTHTKEFRKVARVQPEFLQT, encoded by the exons ATGGCGCCACCTGTGAGATACTGCATCCCCG GCGAACGTCTGTGTAACTTGGAGGAGGGCAGCCCGGGCAGCGGCACCTACACCCGCCACGGCTACATCTTTTCGTCGCTTGCCGGCTGTCTGATGAAGAGCAGCGAGAATGGCGCG GTTGAAATTTATAAGAGTTTCCGCCCAGGTGACATTGTCTTGGCCAAAGTG ATCTCCTTAGGTGATGCACAGTCCAACTACCTGCTAACCACCGCCGAGAAcgagctgggagtggtggtagcCCACAGTGAGTCAG GTATCCAGATGGTTCCCATCAGCTGGTGTGAGATGCAGTGCCCTAAGACCCACACTAAAGAATTCCGGAAAGTAGCCCGAGTACAACCCGAATTCTTGCAGACCTAA
- the EXOSC1 gene encoding exosome complex component CSL4 isoform b (isoform b is encoded by transcript variant 2), giving the protein MAPPVRYCIPGERLCNLEEGSPGSGTYTRHGYIFSSLAGCLMKSSENGAVSSINSRFAKVHILYVGSMPLKNSFRGTIRKEDVRATEKDKVEIYKSFRPGDIVLAKVISLGDAQSNYLLTTAENELGVVVAHSESGIQMVPISWCEMQCPKTHTKEFRKVARVQPEFLQT; this is encoded by the exons ATGGCGCCACCTGTGAGATACTGCATCCCCG GCGAACGTCTGTGTAACTTGGAGGAGGGCAGCCCGGGCAGCGGCACCTACACCCGCCACGGCTACATCTTTTCGTCGCTTGCCGGCTGTCTGATGAAGAGCAGCGAGAATGGCGCG GTCTCTAGCATCAATTCACGCTTTGCCAAAGTACACATCCTGTATGTGGGGTCCATGCCTCTTAAGAACTCTTTTCGAGGAACTATCCG caAGGAAGATGTCCGAGCAACTGAAAAAGACAAG GTTGAAATTTATAAGAGTTTCCGCCCAGGTGACATTGTCTTGGCCAAAGTG ATCTCCTTAGGTGATGCACAGTCCAACTACCTGCTAACCACCGCCGAGAAcgagctgggagtggtggtagcCCACAGTGAGTCAG GTATCCAGATGGTTCCCATCAGCTGGTGTGAGATGCAGTGCCCTAAGACCCACACTAAAGAATTCCGGAAAGTAGCCCGAGTACAACCCGAATTCTTGCAGACCTAA
- the EXOSC1 gene encoding exosome complex component CSL4 isoform e (isoform e is encoded by transcript variant 5), whose protein sequence is MWGPCLLRTLFEELSARKMSEQLKKTRLLVEIYKSFRPGDIVLAKVISLGDAQSNYLLTTAENELGVVVAHSESGIQMVPISWCEMQCPKTHTKEFRKVARVQPEFLQT, encoded by the exons ATGTGGGGTCCATGCCTCTTAAGAACTCTTTTCGAGGAACTATCCG caAGGAAGATGTCCGAGCAACTGAAAAAGACAAGGTTGTtg GTTGAAATTTATAAGAGTTTCCGCCCAGGTGACATTGTCTTGGCCAAAGTG ATCTCCTTAGGTGATGCACAGTCCAACTACCTGCTAACCACCGCCGAGAAcgagctgggagtggtggtagcCCACAGTGAGTCAG GTATCCAGATGGTTCCCATCAGCTGGTGTGAGATGCAGTGCCCTAAGACCCACACTAAAGAATTCCGGAAAGTAGCCCGAGTACAACCCGAATTCTTGCAGACCTAA